The Deltaproteobacteria bacterium sequence GTTCAAAACGGCTGGCTATATGGTCGCGGATCAGGGGATATGAAATCAGGTGTTGCAGCTATGACATATGCTGTGCACGCCGTGGAAAAAGCAGGTTTCGGACTAAGAGCACCTGTAACTATTGAAGCAGTGATAGAAGAGGAATGCAGCGGCAATGGGGCCCTGGCCTGCCTGGAGGCCGGATATGACGCCGAGGCCGTGTTGATACCGGAACCGTTTGGCCCTACTATTCTCACCACCCAGGTAGGGGTACTCTGGTTCAAGGTCTCTGTTCGGGGTGCCCCGTGTCACGTGCAGTCAGCACCATCCGGCATCAATGCCATTGAAAAAAGCTATCGCATTATTTCGGCATTAAGGCAACTGGAAGCAGAACTCAACAGTTCTGATGTTCCACCCAAGTACAGGGATCTGAAGCATCCTTTAAATCTGAATATCGGTATCATTAAAGGAGGCGACTGGCCTTCCACCGTACCGGCCAGTGCCGAATTTCACGGCCGGCTCTCTTTTTTCCCGGGTGTTTCCTATGAGGAGATTTCCAAGCGGATCGTCGAAACCATTGAAACGGCCGCAAAAGAAGATCCCTGGCTTTCAGAGAACCCTCCTGTGATCGATTTCTATGGATTCAGATCCGAGGGACATAGCCTCGGCATTGACCTCCCTGCTTTCACCACCCTGAATGCATGTCACAGGGCCCTTACAGGTCTGGATGCGATGGAATATATCTCCACATGCACCACGGATCTCAGGGTTTTTAATCTGTTCGGGCGTGGCCAGGCTACCTGCTACGGACCGATAGCTGAAAAAATACATGGGGCGAACGA is a genomic window containing:
- a CDS encoding ArgE/DapE family deacylase gives rise to the protein MSINKQEKKLIETVDRLGDDILDYACRLVQEPSTLGNEASAVKVAEEELKKLSFNPISVPIEPAALSKHPGFAPVPWGYENRKNVVATREANGTGGRSLLFNGHLDVVSPEPLDFWEQDPFTPVVQNGWLYGRGSGDMKSGVAAMTYAVHAVEKAGFGLRAPVTIEAVIEEECSGNGALACLEAGYDAEAVLIPEPFGPTILTTQVGVLWFKVSVRGAPCHVQSAPSGINAIEKSYRIISALRQLEAELNSSDVPPKYRDLKHPLNLNIGIIKGGDWPSTVPASAEFHGRLSFFPGVSYEEISKRIVETIETAAKEDPWLSENPPVIDFYGFRSEGHSLGIDLPAFTTLNACHRALTGLDAMEYISTCTTDLRVFNLFGRGQATCYGPIAEKIHGANERVNIESVIHVAKTYVLFISRWCGLVD